The Desulfurella amilsii region AAGCTTTGGTTTGATAATTATGCGGATAATATTATAAAAGATAATTTTAGCAAAAGACAAAGCCTTGGGTTAAAGCGTATACATACGCATAATGTTTGTAAAGAATCACTGAAAATTATGCAGCGTTACAGAAAAAATCAAAATTGCAGTCTTAGCTCATATATAATTGCGCTTTTCCATGATGTTGGCAGGTTTGAGCAGTATGTAAAATACAATACATTTAATGATGCAGTATCAAAAAATCATGCAGAACTTTCTATAAAAATCATGATGGAAAATGATTTATTGAAAAATGTTAATGATTACACAAAAAATATAATTATAGAAGCAATAGAAAATCATAATAAAGCATATTTACCGAAACTTAACGATCATAAGCTTATTTTTTTATCAAAAGTTGTTAGAGACGCCGATAAAATTGATATATATAGGATTATTACGCAAAATTACATTTCAGAAAAGCCCAACGATGCAGTAAATCTTGAATTATTAGCGTCTGTCGACATATCTGAGAATGTCTACAAAAATATATTAAATGGACAGTGCGTTAAATACGAAGATTTAAAAACGATAACCGACTTAAAAATATTGCACCTAAGCTGGGTATATGATATCAATTTTATTTACACATTTGAAAGAATAAAAAAAGAATTTTACTTGGAAAAGATTTACAATGTGCTACCAAAGAATAAAGATACGCAACTCATATATCAAAAAGTTAGGGACTTTATTGTTCAAAAGCTAAAAACAATGGATTAGTAGCTACGAAGAATTAACTTTAAAAAAGACACTTTCTTAAAAAAGAAGGGCAAAAAACCCTTCTTTTGGATAATTTCTTAAAATACAATATGGAACGGATTTGCATAGAAAATAATCAGCACAATAACAAGCATGTAGATAACAAGTGATTCAATCATAGCAAGACCAATCATCATAACGGTAAGTAACTTACCAGAAAGACTTGGGTTTCTGGCTGTACCTAATACTGTACCGTTAACTGCATGGCCTTGGCCAATACCGCCACCGCCTGCAGCTAAACCTAAACCTATAGCGCCACCCATAGCTACTAGCATATAGTATTCTTTAAGTGAGCTTGCAGCTTGTGGAGCTCCTGCTGCAAATGCTGGTACAGCAGCAAGTAGTAAAAGTGCTGTTAAGAATAAAACCTTACCCTTCATAAAACCTCCTCACAATAAAAAAATTGTTTACCCTTCATGGTGTGTTGCAACAGCATCTGCAATATAGAGTGTCGTAAGTAAGGGAAAGATAAATGATTGCAACACAGCAGCAAATAATATTAAAAACATAACTGGAATTGGCACAAGCGCGGGGACCAAAAAGAACAATACGGCCAAAAGTAAGTCATCGCCACCTATATTCCCAAAAAGCCTCACAGATAGTGATAAGATTCTTGCAAAATGACCAATTATTTCAACAGGTATCATTAATGGTGTAAGCCACCATACAGGCCCCATAAAGTGCTTTATGTATTTTAAACCATTGTGTTTTATACCTAGGTACTGGTAATAAACAAACACCAAAAAAGCCAAAGCAATTGTTGTATTCCAACTAGAAGTCGGCGGGACAAACCAAGGCACAAGCTCTACTATGTTTGAGAAAAATATAAATATACCAAGCGACGCTATAAGCTTGAAATGTTTTTTTGTTTCTTTTGGGCCAAGTATATCTTCGACAAAATTATACATACCAAATATAAATGCTTCTACCACATTTTGGAAACTAGAAGGCATAAACTTTAATGTTAAACGTACACTTATAGCTAAAACGATAATAACAAGCATAATAAACCATGTAAAAACCATAAAGTTTGGCACATGAAGCATGTTTGCTACAAACTCCAAAAAATTAGGTGCTTCCATTAACCCTCCCTATCTAACTTTTTTCCGTATAAAACAAAGTAAACGAAAACTGCAACAGGCATAATTGAAAAGCCTATTACTAAACCTACAAAGCTATACAAAAGCAATTTATAACTTAAAATAATCAAAACGGCAATAGCGATGAGTCTAGCTATATTTCCAAAGAAAGAAAACTTTCCCTTTTTGACCCACCCAAATGACATCCTTTTTAGTATAAACCAATCTATAACCGCTAACGCTCCACCCACCAAAACACCAACAAATAAAAAATTAATTACAAAAAATGCAACTAAAGACGCTATAAGATACAATATAACTAAAATAATTTCAAGTTTTTTTATCTGATTCATTTTTATTCATTTCGTCTTTATTTATTTTTTTTGTTCCTATGTATAAGTTTCTAAATGCTGCCGCAATACCAAGAAATAAAAAGGCAAGCAAAAGCCAGGGATGTGTTGATGGGAATCTCTTATCAAGAAAATAACCAATAAGACCGCCTATAAGTATAGAAAATACAAAGCTCATTCCAATTGTTGAGGCATCGTATAGATTT contains the following coding sequences:
- the atpB gene encoding F0F1 ATP synthase subunit A, translated to MEAPNFLEFVANMLHVPNFMVFTWFIMLVIIVLAISVRLTLKFMPSSFQNVVEAFIFGMYNFVEDILGPKETKKHFKLIASLGIFIFFSNIVELVPWFVPPTSSWNTTIALAFLVFVYYQYLGIKHNGLKYIKHFMGPVWWLTPLMIPVEIIGHFARILSLSVRLFGNIGGDDLLLAVLFFLVPALVPIPVMFLILFAAVLQSFIFPLLTTLYIADAVATHHEG
- a CDS encoding F0F1 ATP synthase subunit C yields the protein MKGKVLFLTALLLLAAVPAFAAGAPQAASSLKEYYMLVAMGGAIGLGLAAGGGGIGQGHAVNGTVLGTARNPSLSGKLLTVMMIGLAMIESLVIYMLVIVLIIFYANPFHIVF
- a CDS encoding HD domain-containing protein produces the protein MRELEDLSVGHVIKLKLWFDNYADNIIKDNFSKRQSLGLKRIHTHNVCKESLKIMQRYRKNQNCSLSSYIIALFHDVGRFEQYVKYNTFNDAVSKNHAELSIKIMMENDLLKNVNDYTKNIIIEAIENHNKAYLPKLNDHKLIFLSKVVRDADKIDIYRIITQNYISEKPNDAVNLELLASVDISENVYKNILNGQCVKYEDLKTITDLKILHLSWVYDINFIYTFERIKKEFYLEKIYNVLPKNKDTQLIYQKVRDFIVQKLKTMD
- a CDS encoding AtpZ/AtpI family protein, producing MKKNNKDLYKNLYDASTIGMSFVFSILIGGLIGYFLDKRFPSTHPWLLLAFLFLGIAAAFRNLYIGTKKINKDEMNKNESDKKT